The following proteins are co-located in the Acidimicrobiales bacterium genome:
- a CDS encoding cyclic nucleotide-binding domain-containing protein, translated as MLPKPVRSNLFGLPGFAGLSARDKRAISRAAHAMAFVEHTTMVVQGTVDRRVLVVLDGVVELVVDDISVGHGGRGTLLGDIDPQSNRVPATAIAVTQVRTVQVPSLVMRSLAERSSTVSYWLQRDTEVKRDHHIS; from the coding sequence ATGCTTCCGAAACCGGTTCGAAGCAACTTGTTCGGCCTACCCGGATTCGCGGGTCTGTCGGCGCGCGACAAGCGAGCCATCTCGCGGGCGGCGCACGCAATGGCCTTCGTCGAACACACGACGATGGTGGTCCAGGGCACCGTCGATCGACGCGTCCTGGTTGTCCTGGACGGAGTCGTCGAATTGGTAGTCGACGACATATCGGTTGGCCACGGCGGGCGCGGCACCCTTCTGGGCGATATCGACCCCCAGTCGAACCGCGTACCGGCGACCGCCATCGCTGTCACCCAGGTCCGAACGGTGCAGGTTCCCTCGCTGGTCATGCGGTCTCTCGCCGAGCGGAGTTCGACCGTCTCCTACTGGCTCCAGCGCGACACCGAAGTCAAGCGCGACCACCACATTTCCTGA
- a CDS encoding glycosyl hydrolase → MHDATRTLALRALAVLVAFVLVASMAAVKPARADTEVWSGRSRIVGQDSLPDFAHPVTSVAADPRTGGYWLSAGDGGVFAFGGAAFFGSAGGLVLESDVVGIAAAPDGLGYWLATANGAVLAFGSASYAGSLSNLQLAAPIVSIVAAPDGRGYWMLGSDGGIFAFGSAGFFGSASGWLPTAAADLVVTKGGDGYWVVGVDGRSYAFAGAWQLAAPNPRGTVVGASRGRGGIVIGWDSGVVDRVRSRAVDRTALVTLYDAVDVDFGIDGPIVATTGERVRRLGPSVGFRGLNAVGQFADASSAQVGVVSFYTNFVDDRDLPIGALDRIHSDGAIPFITWEPWDPNQEPRIQPDFQLRDIVDGSHDGLIWRWATQAASYDKPLMIRFAHEMNGDWYPWSEAVNGNRPGEFVAAWRHVHEIFDRAGADNVTWVWNPNVETPWSLPLAGLFPGHDVVDMVAIDGYNAGTALPWGGWRSAESVLGWALADLRAAAPGLPVIIGETASTESGGDKGGWIRDMFSWLDSDNRDISMVVWFDEPKETTWWVGSSQWSALSFAEAGADHWCGCLR, encoded by the coding sequence ATGCATGACGCGACACGCACACTGGCTCTCAGGGCCCTAGCGGTGTTGGTTGCGTTCGTTCTGGTCGCCTCGATGGCGGCCGTCAAACCGGCGCGCGCCGATACCGAGGTGTGGTCTGGTCGGTCTCGAATCGTCGGTCAAGATTCTCTGCCCGATTTCGCTCATCCGGTCACTTCGGTCGCCGCCGACCCACGAACGGGCGGGTACTGGCTGTCGGCCGGCGATGGCGGGGTTTTCGCATTCGGCGGTGCCGCGTTCTTCGGTTCTGCCGGCGGCCTTGTGCTCGAGTCCGACGTGGTGGGTATCGCCGCAGCCCCCGATGGTCTGGGCTATTGGCTGGCCACTGCCAACGGAGCTGTGCTGGCCTTTGGGTCGGCCAGCTACGCGGGTTCGCTCAGCAACCTTCAACTGGCGGCACCCATCGTGTCTATCGTCGCGGCCCCCGACGGACGCGGCTACTGGATGTTGGGGTCCGATGGCGGAATCTTCGCCTTTGGCTCGGCCGGGTTCTTCGGCTCGGCTTCGGGGTGGCTGCCGACTGCGGCCGCAGACCTCGTTGTGACCAAGGGCGGCGACGGGTACTGGGTAGTGGGAGTCGACGGCCGGTCGTATGCGTTCGCGGGTGCTTGGCAATTGGCAGCCCCCAATCCCAGGGGAACGGTGGTCGGCGCCAGCCGCGGGCGCGGCGGAATTGTCATCGGCTGGGATTCGGGGGTCGTCGACAGGGTGCGGAGCAGGGCGGTCGACAGGACAGCGCTGGTCACCCTTTACGACGCGGTCGACGTCGACTTCGGTATCGACGGGCCCATCGTCGCCACCACCGGCGAGCGCGTGCGTCGGCTCGGCCCCAGTGTCGGGTTTCGCGGGCTCAACGCCGTAGGTCAGTTCGCCGACGCCAGCAGCGCCCAGGTTGGGGTGGTGTCGTTCTATACGAACTTCGTCGACGATCGCGACCTTCCCATCGGGGCCCTCGATCGCATTCACTCAGACGGGGCCATCCCGTTCATCACCTGGGAACCCTGGGATCCCAACCAGGAACCGCGCATCCAGCCCGACTTCCAACTGCGTGACATCGTCGACGGAAGCCACGACGGGCTGATTTGGCGCTGGGCAACCCAGGCAGCCTCTTACGACAAGCCCCTGATGATCAGGTTCGCCCACGAGATGAACGGCGACTGGTATCCGTGGTCTGAGGCCGTCAACGGCAACCGTCCAGGCGAGTTCGTAGCCGCATGGCGACACGTCCACGAGATCTTCGACAGGGCGGGGGCCGACAATGTGACCTGGGTCTGGAATCCCAATGTCGAGACGCCTTGGTCGCTCCCTTTGGCCGGCCTGTTCCCCGGTCACGATGTCGTCGACATGGTCGCAATCGACGGTTACAACGCGGGCACGGCCCTTCCGTGGGGCGGCTGGCGCAGCGCCGAGTCGGTCCTGGGCTGGGCGTTGGCCGACCTTCGGGCGGCTGCGCCGGGCCTTCCCGTGATCATCGGCGAGACTGCCAGCACCGAGTCTGGTGGCGACAAGGGCGGCTGGATTCGCGACATGTTCTCGTGGCTCGATTCCGACAATCGCGACATCTCGATGGTCGTCTGGTTCGACGAACCGAAGGAAACCACCTGGTGGGTCGGCAGCTCGCAATGGTCTGCGCTGTCCTTTGCCGAGGCAGGCGCCGACCACTGGTGTGGCTGCCTGCGCTAG
- a CDS encoding polyphosphate kinase 2 family protein — protein sequence MGTKFSRYRIEAGSKVDLDNLDPEDDAAFDGDKDEAYARLDEIRDDIAELQEKLFAQNENKLLVVLQAMDTAGKDSTIRDVFKETSPNGVHTFSFGRPSVEELAHDYLWRVHQHAPAKGQIHIFNRSHYEDVLVVRVNELVPEKVWKRRYDHIRNFEQMLADEGTTILKFFLHISKDEQRQRLQERVDEPEKNWKFDHGDLPVRARWNQYMSAYEDAIERTTTDDAPWYIIPANRRWYRKLAVAEIVRDALRDIDPQYPPPADGLDGLVIE from the coding sequence ATGGGTACGAAGTTCTCGCGCTATCGCATCGAAGCAGGTTCGAAGGTCGACCTCGACAACCTCGACCCCGAAGACGACGCGGCTTTCGACGGTGACAAGGACGAGGCCTACGCCCGCCTCGACGAGATTCGCGACGACATCGCCGAGCTTCAGGAGAAGCTGTTCGCCCAGAACGAGAACAAGCTCCTCGTCGTGCTGCAGGCAATGGATACGGCCGGCAAGGACAGCACGATTCGCGACGTGTTCAAAGAGACCAGCCCCAACGGGGTGCACACGTTCTCGTTCGGCCGGCCCAGTGTCGAGGAGTTGGCCCACGACTATCTGTGGCGTGTTCACCAGCACGCGCCGGCAAAGGGCCAGATCCACATCTTCAACCGCAGCCATTACGAAGACGTCCTGGTGGTGAGGGTCAACGAGTTGGTCCCCGAGAAGGTCTGGAAGCGTCGCTACGACCACATCCGAAACTTCGAGCAGATGCTGGCCGACGAGGGGACGACGATCCTCAAGTTCTTCCTCCACATCAGCAAGGACGAGCAACGTCAGCGCCTTCAGGAGCGCGTGGACGAGCCGGAGAAGAACTGGAAGTTCGATCACGGCGACCTTCCCGTTCGTGCCCGCTGGAACCAGTACATGTCGGCCTACGAAGACGCCATCGAGCGCACGACCACCGACGACGCCCCCTGGTACATCATCCCTGCCAATCGCCGGTGGTATCGCAAGTTGGCGGTCGCCGAGATCGTCCGCGATGCCCTGCGCGACATCGATCCGCAGTATCCGCCACCTGCCGACGGGCTCGATGGGTTGGTGATCGAGTGA
- a CDS encoding class I SAM-dependent methyltransferase: MTPGSAAFDAGPNGAQVGYWNGPGGADWSVTRERLDKMLEPFDRLLFEAADLSAGHSVLDIGCGCGTTSLVAAEKVGKSGRVVGVDVSSPMLEVARGRVRSDQSVTFVEADAQTTDFASLRADRIISRFGVMFFANTTAAFANIASAGSRGATLSFVCWQEPKRNPWFAFAGRAVAEFVELPRGGRGGPGPFALADHVAIAQAVIGAGMSDLEITEHEVAVDFGGGGSVDELVEFAMDFGPIGRAVAGDDRLAQRAREALSEAIAERWNDGHVELDSAVWLVRAAV, from the coding sequence GTGACCCCCGGGTCGGCGGCGTTCGATGCCGGTCCGAACGGTGCCCAGGTGGGCTACTGGAACGGGCCGGGCGGCGCAGATTGGTCGGTCACCCGCGAGCGGCTGGACAAGATGCTCGAGCCCTTCGACCGGCTGTTGTTCGAGGCGGCCGACCTGTCGGCAGGCCACTCCGTGCTCGATATCGGCTGCGGCTGCGGTACGACGTCGCTCGTCGCGGCTGAAAAGGTTGGGAAATCGGGTCGTGTAGTCGGCGTCGATGTCAGCTCGCCCATGCTCGAAGTGGCTCGCGGCCGGGTTCGCAGCGACCAATCGGTCACCTTCGTCGAGGCCGATGCCCAAACGACCGACTTCGCTTCGCTGAGGGCCGACCGCATCATTTCGCGATTTGGCGTGATGTTCTTCGCCAATACCACGGCCGCCTTTGCCAACATCGCCAGTGCCGGCAGCCGCGGCGCCACTCTCAGCTTTGTCTGTTGGCAAGAGCCCAAACGCAACCCGTGGTTCGCGTTTGCGGGGCGGGCAGTCGCCGAGTTCGTCGAGCTTCCCCGCGGTGGACGAGGGGGCCCCGGACCATTCGCGCTGGCCGACCACGTCGCCATCGCCCAGGCGGTCATCGGTGCCGGCATGTCCGATCTCGAGATCACAGAGCACGAGGTCGCCGTCGACTTCGGTGGAGGCGGCAGCGTCGACGAGTTGGTCGAATTCGCCATGGACTTCGGGCCAATCGGCCGGGCTGTGGCCGGCGACGACCGATTGGCCCAGCGGGCCAGGGAGGCGCTGTCCGAAGCGATCGCCGAGCGATGGAACGACGGCCATGTCGAGCTCGACAGCGCTGTGTGGCTGGTGCGTGCCGCGGTCTGA
- a CDS encoding pentapeptide repeat-containing protein — protein MRRISTIAAALGLLAAACGGGGGTSSSSAADLELTTQTPDTAIEADLDIEVIDRELAGVDEELELFLQELQVTIDELGAECAASEAQPRQNADLSNRVFTGPDLRCVDLSGANLRNATLDGVDLSGASLAGADLTGAKLDVVAVGADFTNAIIDHTDFQDSVLYGARFAGSTITGTTMPDNPTALAMADFTGSTMGCGSLYGAPMVILADVQITDTCQADAYGSLEIDGVFYGADVRGFDFSVVSLRSADFRRSNLAGAYFGGYGILPDGADFSGAVMVGVSFTSTAIYDASFVGADLSSADLTNMLLAGSDLSGAVFDGADMSNAVSERNSYVGASFVQTIMANASLAYDDFSNALFDGVMAEGLVLDTILCPGATSNDSFGLCVSDSAMVF, from the coding sequence ATGCGACGCATTAGCACCATCGCAGCAGCCCTGGGCCTACTTGCCGCGGCCTGCGGAGGCGGCGGCGGGACGTCGTCGTCTTCGGCCGCAGATCTAGAGTTGACCACCCAGACGCCAGATACAGCGATCGAGGCCGACCTCGACATCGAGGTGATCGATCGCGAGTTGGCAGGCGTCGACGAGGAACTCGAGTTGTTCCTTCAGGAGCTGCAGGTGACGATCGACGAACTCGGAGCCGAGTGCGCCGCGTCCGAGGCCCAGCCCCGTCAGAACGCCGACCTGTCTAACCGGGTATTCACCGGACCCGACCTTCGCTGCGTCGACCTGTCGGGCGCCAACCTGCGCAATGCGACCCTCGACGGAGTAGACCTGTCGGGTGCGAGCCTTGCCGGGGCCGATCTCACCGGAGCCAAACTCGACGTCGTGGCCGTGGGTGCTGACTTCACCAACGCCATCATCGACCACACCGACTTCCAGGACTCCGTGCTGTACGGCGCCCGCTTTGCCGGATCGACCATCACGGGCACGACGATGCCTGACAATCCGACAGCTCTGGCAATGGCCGATTTCACCGGCTCGACCATGGGCTGCGGCAGCCTCTACGGAGCACCGATGGTGATCCTGGCCGATGTCCAGATAACCGATACCTGCCAAGCCGACGCCTACGGCAGCCTCGAGATCGACGGCGTGTTCTATGGCGCCGATGTGCGGGGATTCGACTTCTCGGTCGTCTCGTTGCGCTCGGCCGACTTCCGCCGGTCGAATCTGGCCGGCGCATACTTCGGTGGCTATGGCATCTTGCCTGATGGTGCAGATTTCTCGGGTGCGGTGATGGTGGGCGTCAGCTTCACCAGCACGGCGATCTACGACGCTTCGTTCGTGGGCGCCGATCTGTCCTCGGCCGATCTCACGAACATGCTGTTGGCCGGCTCCGATCTGAGCGGGGCGGTCTTCGATGGCGCCGACATGTCGAATGCCGTCAGCGAGCGCAACTCCTACGTCGGAGCCAGCTTCGTCCAGACCATCATGGCCAACGCGAGCCTTGCCTACGACGACTTCTCCAACGCACTCTTCGACGGAGTGATGGCCGAGGGCCTGGTGCTCGACACCATCTTGTGCCCCGGGGCCACATCGAACGACTCGTTTGGCCTGTGCGTGTCCGATAGCGCCATGGTGTTCTGA
- a CDS encoding AzlC family ABC transporter permease, with the protein MDFDQFLGDPLGQLADQVHAAITVSERVKKFGQGRLIESHRCVLLGSSCRNTQGSRRWLTGWRTYETPPPNGALSVLNDGGSVAAAVTAGALLNLRSLAFGVIMAPALAGPRWWRALASQLMIDESTAVGSAQPTRRLQRLGYLAGGLAVFALWNAATLLGYAALGDADGLIESAGIDATIPAAFLALLWPRLQSPQQRLVAVLGAAIALTTSPALPPGLPIICAAGAVLVLRPWSAPR; encoded by the coding sequence TTGGACTTCGATCAGTTCTTGGGCGACCCACTGGGCCAGCTCGCGGACCAGGTCCACGCCGCGATCACGGTCAGCGAGCGCGTCAAGAAGTTCGGACAGGGCAGACTCATCGAGAGCCATCGGTGTGTTCTCCTCGGTAGTTCTTGCAGGAACACACAAGGATCACGCCGATGGCTCACCGGCTGGCGGACCTACGAAACCCCACCACCCAACGGGGCTCTATCTGTTCTGAACGACGGAGGCTCGGTGGCGGCGGCTGTAACGGCAGGCGCGTTGTTGAATCTGCGCTCGCTTGCATTCGGCGTCATCATGGCACCTGCACTTGCTGGGCCCAGGTGGTGGCGAGCCCTCGCATCGCAACTGATGATCGACGAATCGACCGCGGTCGGGTCGGCCCAACCCACGCGTCGCCTTCAGCGACTGGGGTACCTGGCGGGCGGCCTCGCGGTGTTCGCACTGTGGAATGCCGCAACACTGTTGGGGTACGCGGCCCTGGGAGATGCCGACGGCCTGATCGAGTCGGCCGGCATCGACGCGACCATTCCGGCCGCCTTCTTGGCCCTGCTGTGGCCACGTCTGCAGAGCCCCCAACAGCGCCTGGTCGCCGTGTTGGGCGCGGCCATCGCTTTGACGACCTCGCCGGCTCTGCCTCCCGGATTGCCCATCATCTGCGCCGCCGGCGCTGTGTTGGTGTTGCGGCCATGGAGCGCACCTCGATGA
- a CDS encoding ribonuclease HII, producing MVAGKAPTLNYERSRWSSGEAVVGIDEVGRGAWAGPLTIGAVIVPPDKRVNNIRDSKLLSAARREQLFERIVDWATAWSVGHASPTECDQLGMSQAQRLAASRALAGLGVPVDHVLVDGPWDFVGSHSTTCIVKGDRVSLSIAAASIVAKVTRDRMMIAEAENFPAYGFDSNKGYPAPDHVAALSGYGPTSIHRRSWAFMDSLPWSAIRRFDREAMRQPSLF from the coding sequence ATGGTCGCTGGGAAGGCTCCCACCCTCAACTACGAGCGTTCCCGGTGGAGCAGCGGCGAGGCAGTTGTAGGTATCGACGAGGTTGGCAGAGGTGCGTGGGCCGGTCCGCTCACCATCGGTGCGGTCATCGTTCCCCCGGACAAGCGCGTCAACAACATCCGCGATTCCAAGCTGCTGTCCGCTGCACGGCGCGAGCAGTTGTTCGAACGCATCGTCGACTGGGCGACGGCGTGGTCGGTCGGCCACGCATCGCCCACAGAATGCGATCAGCTAGGCATGTCGCAGGCTCAACGATTGGCCGCTTCGAGGGCCCTCGCTGGGCTGGGTGTTCCCGTCGATCATGTGTTGGTAGACGGGCCTTGGGACTTTGTCGGGTCGCACAGCACCACCTGCATCGTCAAAGGCGACCGGGTCTCGTTGTCGATAGCAGCGGCCTCCATCGTCGCCAAGGTCACCCGTGACCGGATGATGATCGCCGAGGCCGAGAACTTCCCGGCCTATGGCTTCGACAGCAACAAGGGCTACCCGGCGCCCGATCACGTGGCGGCTCTCAGCGGCTACGGTCCAACCAGCATCCACAGGCGCAGCTGGGCTTTCATGGATTCGCTCCCATGGTCTGCGATTCGTCGCTTCGACCGCGAAGCCATGCGTCAGCCCTCGCTGTTTTGA
- a CDS encoding AzlD domain-containing protein produces MSAATVTIIVLGLTTYALKAFAPLVMSERSLPGWIDRLATVLPAPLLAALVVTSTAVSDKALVLDARMAGVIAAAVALRLKLPFVVVVVVAAAATAAVRALS; encoded by the coding sequence ATGAGCGCTGCAACAGTGACCATCATCGTCCTGGGCCTGACCACCTATGCCCTCAAGGCCTTTGCCCCGCTGGTGATGAGTGAACGCAGCCTGCCCGGTTGGATCGACCGGCTCGCCACTGTGCTGCCGGCTCCGCTGCTGGCAGCCCTGGTGGTCACCTCGACAGCGGTGTCGGACAAGGCTCTGGTGCTGGATGCGCGGATGGCAGGCGTGATCGCTGCCGCCGTGGCGTTGAGGTTGAAGCTGCCGTTCGTGGTCGTGGTGGTGGTCGCCGCTGCCGCAACGGCCGCCGTGCGGGCTCTCAGCTGA
- a CDS encoding VOC family protein, whose translation MNQHLEIGWLTAFIDRPAATFDASVAFWAEITASRLSAPRGDNHEFATLLPPQGDAYLRVQRLAEAPRVHLDLHVQDVNAARDLAQQHGAKTIDSRATTIMTSPGGFVFCLVTHHGESSVPPPVAGVHPSRVNQLSIDIPASLYERESAFWSALTGWNRISSDHYDEFTFLDGGPHLPLRVLLQRLGADHVGDRAEAHLDIGCGPHKDAMTEAHAALGATAMTVGQHWNVMKDPSGSLYCLTSRDP comes from the coding sequence ATGAACCAGCACCTCGAGATCGGCTGGCTGACGGCGTTCATCGACCGGCCGGCGGCCACCTTCGATGCCTCGGTCGCGTTCTGGGCCGAGATCACGGCGTCCAGGCTGTCGGCCCCGCGAGGTGACAATCACGAGTTCGCGACCCTGCTGCCACCGCAGGGCGACGCCTACCTGCGCGTTCAGCGGCTGGCCGAAGCCCCGCGTGTGCACCTCGACCTACACGTCCAAGACGTCAACGCGGCGAGGGACTTGGCCCAGCAGCATGGCGCAAAGACGATCGACTCTCGCGCTACGACCATCATGACCTCACCAGGCGGCTTCGTGTTCTGCCTTGTGACGCACCACGGCGAGAGCTCGGTTCCGCCACCCGTCGCCGGTGTCCATCCGAGCCGCGTCAATCAACTGTCGATCGATATTCCGGCGAGCCTCTACGAGCGCGAGTCTGCCTTCTGGAGCGCTCTCACCGGCTGGAACCGCATCTCGTCAGACCACTACGACGAGTTCACCTTCCTGGATGGGGGGCCGCACCTGCCGCTCAGGGTTCTCCTGCAACGCCTCGGTGCGGACCATGTCGGCGACCGCGCCGAGGCGCACCTCGACATTGGCTGCGGACCTCACAAAGATGCCATGACCGAGGCCCACGCCGCGTTGGGCGCCACCGCTATGACGGTGGGCCAGCACTGGAACGTCATGAAAGACCCGTCGGGCAGCCTGTACTGCCTGACCAGTCGCGATCCCTGA
- a CDS encoding DNA polymerase Y family protein — MSTTRTMVVVSPHWPLVAAKVPPDVPAAVVKANRVVEATPAALAQRVAVGMRRRESQGRCPQLEVIEHDPDRDARYFEPVVAALERFTPRVEILGPGRCSFPTRGPSRYFGGDRSLADQIVQTLRAEIAALFTAGGCPAGYEPKVGVADGLFSAALAAEVVSARADTCALVIEPGASRSFIAPMAVSELQRWSAPLDDGENLVGLFWRLGLKTLGDVARLPPSDLLARFGSDGLRAHQLASGLDERPPDTRPVPPESIVEVRLDPPADRVDTASFVAKAMADDLHQRLGRDGLACTRIIVEATTAKGECHSRVWRHEGALSASDVADRMRWQLDGWLSSRHRPTSGIILLRLIPDEVVADVGRQLGFWGGQTLESQRAARALARVQGILGPDSVAVPEKRGGRGLAEAIGQVALPFVDITDPDRSLEAPAASAPWPGRLPAPNPTLLGGKPIAEVLDDLGHPVEVSGRGDLSGPPTVVVWSDGSRSAVDSWAGPWPIDERWWEPRSHRRAARFQFVLSDGSAHIVSLSQRSWVHDGTYD, encoded by the coding sequence ATGTCGACCACACGCACCATGGTCGTGGTGTCGCCCCATTGGCCCCTGGTCGCGGCCAAGGTGCCGCCCGATGTGCCTGCAGCGGTGGTCAAGGCCAATCGGGTCGTCGAGGCAACACCTGCAGCACTGGCTCAGCGTGTCGCTGTTGGCATGAGGCGTCGAGAGTCGCAAGGGCGCTGCCCCCAGCTCGAGGTGATCGAGCACGATCCCGATCGAGACGCGAGATACTTCGAGCCGGTCGTCGCAGCACTCGAGAGGTTCACGCCGCGTGTAGAGATCCTCGGCCCGGGGCGATGTTCGTTCCCGACTCGTGGCCCCTCGCGCTATTTCGGAGGCGATCGGTCTCTGGCGGACCAGATTGTCCAGACCCTTCGAGCCGAGATCGCAGCCTTGTTCACCGCTGGGGGCTGTCCAGCCGGATACGAACCCAAGGTCGGTGTCGCCGACGGCTTGTTCTCGGCGGCCTTGGCCGCCGAGGTGGTCTCGGCCCGAGCCGATACTTGCGCGCTGGTCATCGAGCCTGGGGCCAGCCGGTCCTTCATCGCTCCAATGGCGGTCTCTGAACTCCAGCGTTGGTCGGCCCCGCTCGATGATGGCGAAAACCTGGTCGGACTCTTCTGGCGACTGGGGCTGAAGACGCTGGGTGATGTCGCCCGCTTGCCGCCTTCCGATCTTCTCGCTCGTTTCGGCTCTGATGGCTTGAGGGCTCATCAACTGGCATCCGGGCTGGACGAGCGTCCTCCCGACACCAGACCCGTGCCTCCCGAATCGATCGTCGAGGTTCGGCTCGACCCACCTGCCGATCGGGTCGACACGGCCAGCTTCGTCGCCAAGGCCATGGCCGACGATCTGCATCAACGACTGGGGCGCGACGGCCTGGCGTGCACGCGGATAATCGTCGAGGCCACAACCGCTAAGGGCGAGTGCCACAGCAGGGTGTGGCGTCACGAGGGTGCGCTGTCGGCTTCCGATGTCGCCGACCGGATGCGATGGCAACTCGATGGGTGGCTCTCGTCGCGGCATCGCCCTACCTCGGGCATCATCTTGTTGCGGCTGATTCCAGATGAGGTAGTGGCCGATGTCGGGCGTCAGTTGGGGTTCTGGGGTGGCCAGACCCTCGAGTCTCAGCGGGCGGCTCGTGCTCTGGCGCGGGTTCAGGGAATTTTGGGCCCCGACTCGGTGGCTGTGCCCGAAAAGCGCGGGGGCAGAGGGCTGGCCGAAGCCATCGGCCAGGTAGCGCTGCCCTTTGTCGACATCACAGACCCAGACCGCTCGCTCGAGGCCCCTGCAGCGTCGGCGCCTTGGCCCGGCCGCCTGCCGGCCCCCAACCCCACGCTGCTCGGAGGTAAGCCCATCGCCGAGGTGCTCGACGATCTCGGCCACCCGGTCGAGGTGAGTGGGCGCGGCGATCTCAGCGGTCCGCCAACCGTTGTCGTGTGGTCGGACGGCTCGCGTTCGGCGGTCGATTCGTGGGCCGGTCCTTGGCCCATCGACGAGCGCTGGTGGGAGCCTCGGTCGCATCGTCGTGCGGCCCGGTTTCAGTTCGTCTTGTCCGATGGCAGCGCCCACATCGTTTCTTTGTCCCAGCGAAGTTGGGTCCACGACGGCACATACGACTGA
- a CDS encoding limonene-1,2-epoxide hydrolase family protein, with product MTPSEVVNAFISAIERKDIAGAAALLAEDVSYENMPTNPITGKAATVATLEAFLGPATEVDWPIKRQLAAGNTVVNERLDRFKIGDGWLELPVAGVFEVNEAGLIVLWRDYFDMPTYMSQIEALSSKH from the coding sequence ATGACACCGAGCGAAGTGGTGAATGCGTTCATCAGCGCCATCGAGCGCAAAGACATTGCGGGCGCCGCGGCCCTGCTGGCCGAAGACGTCTCGTACGAGAACATGCCGACCAACCCGATCACAGGCAAGGCAGCAACCGTTGCCACGCTGGAGGCCTTTCTGGGCCCTGCCACCGAGGTCGACTGGCCGATCAAGCGCCAGCTCGCAGCTGGAAACACGGTCGTGAACGAACGGCTCGACCGCTTCAAGATCGGTGATGGCTGGCTCGAGTTGCCGGTGGCGGGAGTGTTCGAGGTAAACGAGGCGGGCCTGATAGTTCTTTGGCGCGACTACTTCGACATGCCCACCTACATGAGCCAAATCGAGGCCCTCAGCTCCAAGCACTGA
- a CDS encoding HAD family phosphatase: protein MTQLAVIFDVGGVLVESPFVAALRWRAEMGLPDETLAVFFEEYARLPEPGAEPPMWHRVEMGQVDVQQFLDHVRPRLDGLVDDDHPIHTITGADFNVFRDAGAHWRMIHKVRDLAAAGHKTAILTNNVREWGSWREVIPVDWFDVVIDSSEVGLRKPDPAIWHLALERLGTPAHRSIFLDDHPSNVEAAVDLGIAGLTVSADIDLAIEELDLLVEAMSGGQSP, encoded by the coding sequence ATGACCCAGCTTGCCGTGATCTTCGACGTCGGCGGAGTGCTGGTCGAGTCGCCCTTTGTTGCCGCACTTCGATGGCGGGCCGAGATGGGGTTGCCCGATGAAACGCTGGCCGTGTTCTTCGAGGAGTACGCCAGGCTTCCAGAGCCCGGCGCAGAGCCCCCGATGTGGCACCGGGTCGAGATGGGTCAGGTCGATGTGCAGCAGTTCCTGGATCATGTCCGCCCCCGCCTCGACGGCCTTGTCGATGACGATCACCCCATCCACACCATCACCGGTGCGGACTTCAACGTCTTCAGGGACGCCGGGGCTCACTGGCGCATGATCCACAAGGTGCGCGATTTGGCCGCCGCCGGTCACAAGACCGCGATTCTCACCAACAACGTCCGCGAGTGGGGCTCTTGGCGCGAGGTGATTCCGGTCGACTGGTTCGATGTGGTCATAGATTCTTCCGAGGTCGGGTTGCGCAAGCCAGATCCGGCCATTTGGCATCTGGCGCTAGAGCGCCTGGGCACGCCTGCCCACCGATCGATCTTCCTCGACGATCATCCGAGCAACGTGGAGGCAGCGGTCGACTTGGGTATCGCGGGCTTGACTGTGAGCGCCGACATCGACTTGGCCATCGAAGAGTTGGACCTCCTGGTCGAGGCCATGTCGGGTGGCCAGTCTCCATGA